A section of the Leptotrichia sp. HSP-342 genome encodes:
- a CDS encoding virulence RhuM family protein, with product MSNDMIIYNTEDGKSKISLKLEKGTVWLSQLEIAELFETTKQNVSKHIKAIFEDGELLEKATVNYQLTVQNEGIREVRRKVAYYNLDMILAIGYRVRSPRGIQFRNYATTILKEYLIKGFVMDDERLKNLGGGSYFKELLDRIRDIRSSEKVFYRQVLDLFATSVDYNSKSNEAKSFFATVQNKMHFAIHNHTASELFYNRVDSDKEFMGLSTFKGELPTLSEAKIAKNYLTEKELKGLNQLVSGYLDFAERQAEKEVTMTMKDWIEYVDRILTATGENLLDGNGEISHKQMTNKVEKEYKKYQANTLSKVERDYLEGIKNIEAKVKSSRKGGKE from the coding sequence ATGAGTAATGATATGATTATTTATAATACAGAAGATGGAAAGTCAAAGATAAGCCTAAAGCTGGAAAAAGGAACAGTATGGCTAAGCCAGCTGGAAATTGCAGAGCTTTTTGAAACAACGAAACAGAATGTGAGCAAACATATAAAAGCTATATTTGAAGATGGAGAATTATTGGAAAAAGCAACTGTCAACTATCAGTTGACAGTTCAAAATGAAGGAATAAGAGAGGTTAGACGTAAAGTTGCCTACTATAATCTTGATATGATATTGGCTATCGGATATCGTGTACGTTCGCCAAGAGGAATTCAGTTTAGAAATTATGCTACAACTATTTTGAAAGAATATTTAATTAAAGGCTTTGTTATGGATGATGAAAGGCTTAAAAATCTAGGTGGAGGAAGCTACTTTAAAGAACTTTTGGATAGGATTAGGGATATCCGTTCAAGTGAAAAGGTTTTTTATCGACAGGTTTTAGACTTGTTTGCGACAAGTGTTGACTATAACTCAAAAAGCAACGAAGCAAAATCTTTTTTTGCTACAGTTCAGAATAAGATGCATTTTGCAATACATAATCATACAGCAAGTGAACTGTTTTATAATCGTGTTGATAGTGATAAGGAATTTATGGGACTTTCAACATTTAAAGGTGAACTACCTACTCTTAGTGAAGCAAAAATTGCTAAGAATTATTTGACAGAAAAGGAACTTAAAGGTTTAAATCAATTAGTTTCAGGATATTTAGACTTTGCAGAAAGACAGGCAGAAAAAGAAGTTACAATGACAATGAAAGATTGGATAGAGTATGTAGATAGAATTCTGACAGCTACTGGAGAAAATTTGCTTGACGGAAATGGGGAAATATCACATAAACAAATGACAAATAAAGTTGAAAAAGAATATAAAAAATATCAGGCAAATACATTGAGTAAGGTTGAAAGAGATTATCTTGAGGGAATTAAGAATATTGAAGCAAAGGTTAAAAGCAGCAGGAAGGGAGGTAAAGAATGA
- a CDS encoding type I restriction-modification system subunit M, giving the protein MDNKGSNEMMQRAELHRKIWSIADNVRGAVDGWDFKQYILGILFYRFISENMVEFFNKAEHEAGDLEFNYADISDEEAEEDFRPNTVEDKGFFILPSQLFENVVKTARNNENLNTDLANIFKSIEASAIGFESENDIKGLFEDVDTTSNRLGGTVAEKNIRLADILIGISEINFGSFQHNDIDAFGDAYEYLISNYASNAGKSGGEFFTPQTVSKLLARLVMEGKENINKVYDPTCGSGSLLLQMKKQFEEHIIDEGFFGQEINMTNFNLARMNMFLHNVNYNNFSIKRGDTLLNPLHNDEKPFDAIVSNPPYSIKWIGDGDPTLINDVRFAPAGKLAPKSYADYAFIMHSLSYLSSKGRAAIVCFPGIFYRKGAERTIRKYLVDNNFVDCVIQLPENLFFGTSIATCILVMAKNKTENKTLFIDASKEFKRETNNNVLNPENIETIVKEFKERADVEYFARLVDNSEIMENDYNLSVSTYVEKEDTREIIDIKILNKEIEETVKRIDVLRASINEIVKELENE; this is encoded by the coding sequence TAGGAATTTTATTCTACAGATTTATTTCTGAGAACATGGTGGAATTTTTTAATAAGGCAGAACATGAAGCTGGGGATTTAGAATTTAACTATGCAGATATTTCTGATGAAGAGGCAGAAGAAGATTTTAGACCTAATACAGTAGAAGATAAAGGTTTTTTTATTTTACCAAGTCAACTTTTTGAAAATGTAGTAAAAACAGCGAGAAATAATGAAAATTTAAATACTGATTTGGCTAATATTTTTAAATCCATTGAGGCAAGTGCTATTGGTTTTGAATCGGAAAATGATATTAAAGGATTGTTTGAAGATGTCGATACAACCAGTAACCGTCTAGGTGGAACGGTAGCAGAAAAGAATATAAGATTAGCAGATATTTTAATAGGAATTTCTGAAATTAATTTTGGGAGTTTTCAGCATAATGATATAGATGCTTTTGGAGATGCATATGAATACCTGATTTCAAATTATGCCAGTAATGCTGGAAAATCTGGAGGAGAATTTTTTACACCACAGACAGTTTCTAAACTTCTAGCAAGACTTGTAATGGAAGGAAAAGAAAATATTAATAAAGTATATGACCCGACATGTGGAAGTGGTTCGTTGTTACTTCAAATGAAAAAGCAGTTTGAGGAACATATTATTGATGAGGGATTTTTTGGGCAGGAAATAAATATGACTAACTTTAACCTGGCTCGTATGAATATGTTTTTACATAATGTAAACTATAATAATTTTTCAATAAAACGCGGAGACACCTTACTTAATCCATTACATAATGATGAAAAGCCGTTTGATGCAATTGTTTCTAACCCTCCATATTCGATTAAATGGATAGGAGATGGAGATCCAACACTTATCAATGATGTACGTTTTGCACCTGCTGGAAAGCTCGCACCAAAATCTTATGCAGATTATGCATTTATAATGCACTCTCTGAGTTACCTGTCAAGTAAAGGACGGGCAGCAATAGTATGTTTTCCCGGTATTTTTTATCGTAAAGGAGCAGAAAGAACTATTCGTAAATATTTAGTGGATAATAACTTTGTAGACTGTGTGATACAGTTACCAGAAAATCTATTTTTTGGAACATCTATTGCAACTTGTATTTTAGTAATGGCAAAAAATAAGACAGAAAATAAGACACTCTTTATAGATGCAAGCAAGGAATTTAAAAGAGAGACAAATAATAATGTTTTAAATCCTGAAAATATTGAAACGATAGTTAAGGAATTTAAGGAAAGAGCAGATGTAGAATATTTTGCAAGATTGGTAGATAATAGTGAAATTATGGAAAATGACTATAATCTGTCAGTTTCTACATATGTTGAAAAGGAAGATACACGTGAGATAATTGATATTAAAATATTAAATAAAGAAATTGAGGAAACAGTAAAAAGAATAGATGTACTCAGAGCCTCCATAAATGAGATAGTGAAGGAGCTTGAAAATGAGTAA
- a CDS encoding restriction endonuclease subunit S codes for MISGGKYPVVSGGTGYMGYLNEYNRNEETITIAQYGTAGYVNWQKRKFWANDVCFCVYPKNIILNKYLYYFLSSKQNYLYKVSNKSAIPYSISKENILKIKISIPSLETQEKIVKILDNFTKYVTELQARNKQYNYYRDMLLSEDYLNKISKKLDSLSVENQELRLTTLGEVGKVSMCRRILKNQTTSNREVPFYKIGTFGKKADSFISKSLFEEYKSRYSFPKKGDILISASGTIGRTVIYNGEDAYFQDSNIVWIDNDETVVKNKYLYYFYSTNPWKISNGGTISRIYNKDIEKIKIFVPPIEIQNKIVKILDRFQELLSDTKGLLPLEIEQRRKQ; via the coding sequence TTGATTTCTGGAGGGAAATATCCAGTAGTATCTGGTGGAACAGGATATATGGGATATTTGAATGAATATAATAGAAACGAAGAAACAATTACCATAGCTCAATATGGAACAGCTGGTTATGTTAATTGGCAAAAAAGAAAGTTTTGGGCAAATGATGTTTGTTTCTGTGTATACCCTAAGAATATAATTCTTAATAAATATCTTTATTATTTTTTATCAAGTAAACAGAATTATTTATATAAAGTCTCAAATAAAAGTGCAATACCTTACAGTATTTCAAAAGAGAATATATTAAAAATAAAAATTTCGATTCCTTCATTAGAAACACAAGAAAAAATTGTAAAAATACTTGACAATTTCACAAAATATGTTACAGAATTACAGGCAAGAAATAAGCAGTATAACTATTATAGAGATATGTTGTTAAGTGAAGATTATTTAAATAAAATTTCTAAAAAATTGGATAGTTTGAGTGTTGAAAATCAAGAATTACGTTTAACAACTCTCGGTGAAGTTGGAAAAGTATCGATGTGTAGACGAATATTAAAAAATCAAACAACCAGTAATAGGGAAGTGCCTTTTTATAAGATTGGAACTTTTGGGAAAAAAGCAGATTCATTTATATCTAAAAGTCTTTTTGAGGAATATAAATCAAGATATTCTTTTCCTAAAAAAGGAGATATTCTTATCTCAGCCTCTGGAACTATTGGAAGAACAGTTATTTACAACGGTGAAGATGCATATTTTCAAGATTCAAATATAGTTTGGATTGATAATGATGAAACAGTAGTAAAAAATAAATATTTATATTATTTCTATAGTACAAATCCTTGGAAAATTTCAAATGGTGGTACAATATCAAGAATATATAATAAAGATATAGAAAAAATCAAAATTTTTGTTCCTCCAATAGAAATCCAAAATAAAATTGTAAAAATTTTAGATAGGTTTCAGGAACTTCTTTCTGATACAAAAGGACTACTTCCTTTGGAAATAGAACAAAGAAGAAAACAATAG